A genome region from Rhodanobacter thiooxydans includes the following:
- a CDS encoding phosphatase PAP2 family protein: MNTPPSLPNSELLPGPRFALDRRVCVIANHWGARRVVGACFGMVSRLGDGMFWYALMAALAAFGGQRGLIAATHMAVTGLAALLLYRVLKRWTRRPRPYRACPGVIAHVPPLDEFSFPSGHTLQAVGFSIVALAWYPALAPLLLGFTALVAASRVILGLHYPSDVLAAIVIGGMLGGASLWLAGLPG, translated from the coding sequence ATGAACACGCCTCCGTCGCTGCCCAACTCTGAACTCCTGCCTGGACCCCGCTTCGCGCTGGATCGTCGCGTCTGCGTGATCGCCAACCACTGGGGCGCCCGTCGCGTGGTGGGTGCATGCTTCGGCATGGTCAGCCGGCTCGGCGACGGCATGTTCTGGTACGCGCTGATGGCGGCGCTGGCGGCGTTCGGCGGCCAGCGCGGGCTGATCGCGGCCACGCACATGGCGGTCACCGGACTCGCTGCGCTGCTGCTGTATCGCGTGCTGAAACGTTGGACGCGCCGCCCGCGTCCGTATCGCGCCTGCCCCGGCGTGATCGCGCACGTGCCTCCGCTGGACGAGTTCAGCTTCCCGTCCGGACATACCCTGCAGGCGGTGGGCTTCAGCATCGTGGCGCTGGCCTGGTATCCGGCGCTGGCACCGCTGCTGCTGGGCTTCACCGCGCTGGTCGCCGCCTCGCGGGTGATCCTCGGCCTGCACTACCCGAGCGATGTGCTCGCCGCCATCGTGATCGGCGGCATGCTCGGCGGCGCCTCGCTATGGCTGGCCGGCCTGCCC
- a CDS encoding glycosyltransferase family 4 protein encodes MRIGIVSETYPPEINGVALTVHSLAAGLAARGHCIDLIRPRQPQSHGDESGIDVLELRGGALPRYPGLRFGLPAGRTLRRHWSRQRPDAVYVATEGPLGWSAVRAARQLGIPLSSGFHTRFDSYASHYGVGLLTPLVRGYLRRFHQRAAATLVPTDALAQELHAMGITNTRLLRRAVDTQLFHPNRRDMALRADWGVDAATPVVLYVGRIAPEKNLELAARTFRAIQQQVPRARYVWVGDGPARDALQAAHPDFIFAGVQRGEALARHYASADLFPFPSLSETFGNVIIEALAAGLPVVAYAEGAAREHLVDGVNGCCIATGDEAAFIDATVRLASNPALIRHMGRAAHAGVAGLSPEAVIRDFENLLREMAEENLHEHASVAAQL; translated from the coding sequence ATGCGCATCGGCATCGTCAGCGAGACCTATCCACCGGAAATCAACGGCGTCGCGCTGACCGTGCACAGCCTCGCCGCCGGGCTCGCCGCCCGCGGCCACTGCATCGACCTGATCCGTCCGCGCCAGCCGCAGTCGCACGGCGACGAATCCGGCATCGACGTGCTCGAACTGCGCGGCGGCGCGCTGCCCCGCTATCCAGGTCTGCGCTTCGGCCTGCCCGCCGGGCGCACACTGCGGCGGCACTGGTCGCGGCAGCGCCCCGATGCAGTCTATGTGGCCACCGAAGGGCCGCTCGGCTGGTCGGCCGTGCGCGCCGCCAGGCAGCTGGGCATCCCGCTCAGCAGCGGTTTCCATACCCGCTTCGACAGCTACGCCAGCCATTACGGCGTGGGCCTGCTCACGCCGCTGGTGCGCGGCTACCTGCGTCGTTTCCACCAGCGCGCCGCCGCCACGCTGGTGCCGACCGATGCGCTCGCACAGGAACTGCACGCCATGGGCATCACCAATACGCGCCTGCTGCGCCGCGCCGTGGATACGCAGCTGTTCCATCCGAACCGCCGCGACATGGCCCTGCGCGCCGACTGGGGCGTGGACGCCGCCACGCCGGTGGTGCTGTACGTGGGGCGCATCGCGCCGGAGAAGAATCTCGAACTGGCGGCACGAACCTTTCGCGCGATCCAGCAGCAGGTGCCGCGGGCGCGCTACGTGTGGGTCGGCGACGGCCCGGCCCGCGACGCGCTGCAGGCCGCGCATCCGGATTTCATCTTCGCCGGCGTGCAACGCGGCGAGGCACTGGCCCGGCACTACGCCAGCGCAGACCTGTTCCCGTTCCCCAGCCTCAGCGAGACCTTCGGCAACGTGATCATCGAGGCCCTGGCCGCCGGCCTGCCGGTGGTGGCGTACGCCGAAGGCGCTGCGCGCGAGCACCTGGTCGACGGCGTCAACGGTTGCTGCATTGCTACGGGCGATGAGGCGGCCTTCATCGACGCCACGGTCAGGCTGGCCAGCAACCCGGCGCTGATCCGGCACATGGGCCGCGCGGCGCATGCCGGCGTGGCGGGGCTGTCGCCCGAAGCGGTGATCCGCGATTTCGAAAACCTGCTGCGCGAAATGGCCGAGGAGAACCTGCATGAACACGCCTCCGTCGCTGCCCAACTCTGA
- a CDS encoding DUF4399 domain-containing protein — MKRILFALAMAGLTGTALAADAPAGLPATPAPAGAEAYIIAPANGATVGQDVTVRFGLKGMGVAPAGVAKEHTGHHHLLVDVKELPPAGQPVPKDEQHIHFGGGQTETTLKLKPGTHTLQLELGDQNHVPFEPTVVSRKITIHVK; from the coding sequence ATGAAACGTATCCTGTTTGCCCTGGCCATGGCCGGGTTGACCGGCACCGCGCTGGCCGCCGATGCCCCGGCCGGCCTGCCGGCCACGCCGGCTCCTGCCGGTGCCGAGGCGTACATCATCGCGCCCGCCAATGGCGCCACCGTGGGCCAGGACGTCACCGTGCGCTTTGGCCTCAAGGGCATGGGCGTGGCGCCGGCCGGCGTGGCCAAGGAACACACCGGCCACCACCACCTGCTGGTCGACGTGAAGGAGCTGCCGCCCGCCGGCCAGCCGGTTCCGAAGGACGAACAGCACATCCATTTCGGCGGCGGCCAGACCGAGACCACGTTGAAGCTGAAGCCGGGCACGCACACGCTGCAACTGGAGCTGGGCGACCAGAACCACGTGCCGTTCGAGCCGACCGTGGTGTCGAGGAAGATCACCATTCACGTGAAGTGA
- the gltX gene encoding glutamate--tRNA ligase — MTVRTRFAPSPTGFLHIGGARTALYCWLEARRRGGQFILRIEDTDRERSTEEAVQAILDAMHWLDLDADEGPFYQTQRLARYKQVAGELVAAGNAYYAYESKEEIEAMREAAMKAGEKPRYNGYYRDRNEPFREDPNRVIRFRNPTEGSVVFEDKVKGRIEIANSELDDLVIFRSDGWPTYNFAVVVDDIDMGITEVIRGDDHVNNTPRQINIYQALGAPVPEFAHLPMILDKEGKKLSKRTNSVSVMEYRADGFLPHAILNYLVRLGWSHGDQEIFSREEMIALFDIANVNKAASRFDTEKLAWLNQHYLKTDEPQSLAAEFEWHLQRAGIDASHGPAPVDVIVALRDRVHTLKEMAERAKIWYGPIVEWDDKAVAKHLRNDSAPAVLDAAKALLAEVQWQPGPIHQVIEQVAAQLALGMGKVAQPLRVAMTGTQVSPSIEHTIYLAGRAEALRRLDYAKTLARG, encoded by the coding sequence ATGACCGTCCGCACCCGCTTCGCCCCCAGCCCCACCGGCTTCCTGCACATCGGCGGGGCGCGCACCGCGCTGTATTGCTGGCTGGAGGCGCGTCGCCGCGGCGGCCAGTTCATCCTGCGCATCGAGGACACCGATCGCGAGCGCTCCACTGAGGAGGCCGTGCAGGCGATCCTCGACGCCATGCACTGGCTCGATCTCGACGCCGACGAAGGCCCGTTCTACCAGACCCAGCGGCTGGCGCGTTACAAACAGGTCGCCGGCGAACTGGTCGCCGCCGGCAACGCCTACTACGCCTACGAGAGCAAGGAAGAGATCGAGGCGATGCGCGAGGCGGCCATGAAGGCGGGCGAAAAGCCGCGCTACAACGGCTATTACCGCGACCGCAACGAACCTTTCCGCGAGGATCCGAATCGCGTGATCCGCTTCCGTAACCCGACGGAGGGTTCGGTGGTGTTCGAGGACAAGGTGAAGGGCCGCATCGAGATCGCCAACAGCGAGCTGGACGACCTGGTGATCTTCCGCTCCGACGGCTGGCCCACCTACAACTTCGCGGTGGTGGTCGACGACATCGACATGGGCATCACCGAGGTGATCCGCGGCGACGACCACGTCAACAACACGCCGCGGCAGATCAACATCTACCAGGCGCTCGGTGCGCCAGTGCCGGAATTCGCGCACCTGCCGATGATCCTGGACAAGGAAGGCAAGAAGCTCTCCAAGCGCACCAACTCGGTCAGCGTGATGGAGTACCGCGCCGACGGCTTCCTGCCGCACGCGATCCTGAACTATCTGGTGCGCCTCGGCTGGTCGCACGGCGACCAGGAGATCTTCTCGCGTGAGGAAATGATCGCGCTGTTCGACATCGCCAACGTCAACAAGGCTGCCTCGCGCTTCGACACCGAGAAGCTCGCCTGGCTCAACCAGCACTACCTGAAGACCGACGAGCCGCAGTCGCTGGCCGCCGAGTTCGAGTGGCACCTGCAGCGTGCCGGCATCGACGCTTCGCACGGCCCGGCGCCGGTCGACGTGATCGTGGCGCTGCGCGACCGCGTGCACACGCTGAAGGAAATGGCCGAGCGCGCGAAGATCTGGTACGGCCCCATCGTCGAGTGGGACGACAAGGCGGTGGCCAAGCACCTGAGGAACGACAGCGCGCCGGCCGTGCTCGATGCGGCGAAGGCCTTGCTCGCCGAGGTCCAGTGGCAACCCGGGCCCATCCACCAGGTGATCGAACAGGTCGCCGCGCAGCTGGCGCTTGGCATGGGCAAGGTCGCCCAGCCGCTGCGCGTGGCGATGACCGGCACCCAGGTCTCGCCCTCGATCGAGCACACCATCTACCTGGCCGGCCGCGCCGAGGCGCTGCGCCGCCTCGACTACGCGAAGACCCTGGCACGGGGCTGA
- a CDS encoding efflux transporter outer membrane subunit: MNARAYRFAACLATAVLVAGCAVGPDYRRPALPPADAYLREPLPATISGAGDSQRLLPGTQASAAWWRAYGSPQLDALVARALTHNPSLDGARAALRVAQENLAAQRAAFLPNVQLGYSASRQRNAVGTLSPALTSGQPMYTLHTAQLTVGYAPDVFGLNRRTTESLAAQAQAQRLQLEAVRQALAANVVAAAVQEASLRAQIAATEGIVADATRALALVRRQVELGGASGLDAAAQEIALAQARAALPVLQKQEQQNRDLLAVLAGEPPAQANEPPFALDRLQLPRELPVALPATLVERRPDVRAAEAEVHAASAQVGVAVASRFPQFSLSAQYGGSATAFDRMFASGNTFWSLTGGVAQTVLDFGALKHRQRAAEAALQQAVAQYRGTVLAAFQNVADALYALDADARAAEAAASAESAARRTLELTRRQQQAGQVGGLAVLVAEQAWQQTRIAAVQMQATRHADTAALFLALGGDWRGNTPKP, encoded by the coding sequence GTGAACGCGCGCGCCTACCGCTTCGCCGCCTGCCTTGCCACCGCCGTGCTGGTCGCCGGCTGCGCGGTCGGCCCCGACTACCGGCGCCCGGCGCTGCCGCCGGCGGACGCCTACCTGCGCGAGCCGCTGCCGGCGACGATAAGCGGCGCGGGCGACAGCCAGCGCCTGCTGCCGGGGACGCAGGCCAGCGCGGCATGGTGGCGGGCCTACGGCTCGCCGCAGCTCGACGCGCTGGTGGCGCGCGCGCTGACGCACAACCCGTCGCTCGACGGGGCACGGGCCGCACTGCGCGTGGCGCAGGAAAATCTCGCCGCGCAGCGGGCAGCGTTCCTGCCGAATGTGCAGCTCGGCTACTCGGCCAGCCGCCAGCGGAACGCCGTGGGCACCCTCTCGCCCGCGCTGACCTCCGGCCAGCCGATGTATACGCTGCACACGGCGCAGCTCACAGTGGGCTACGCGCCGGACGTGTTCGGGCTGAACCGGCGCACGACCGAGTCGCTGGCCGCGCAGGCGCAGGCGCAGCGCCTGCAGTTGGAAGCCGTGCGCCAGGCACTGGCCGCGAACGTGGTGGCGGCGGCGGTGCAGGAAGCCTCGCTGCGCGCGCAGATCGCGGCCACCGAGGGCATCGTCGCGGACGCCACCCGTGCGCTCGCGCTGGTGCGCCGGCAGGTCGAACTGGGCGGCGCCTCCGGCCTCGACGCGGCCGCGCAGGAAATCGCCCTGGCCCAGGCCCGCGCCGCCCTGCCCGTGCTGCAGAAGCAGGAGCAGCAGAATCGCGACCTGCTCGCGGTGCTGGCCGGGGAGCCGCCCGCGCAGGCAAACGAGCCGCCGTTCGCATTGGACCGCCTGCAGCTGCCGCGCGAGCTGCCGGTGGCGCTGCCGGCCACGCTGGTCGAGCGGCGCCCGGACGTGCGCGCCGCCGAGGCCGAGGTGCATGCCGCCAGCGCCCAGGTCGGTGTGGCCGTGGCCAGCCGCTTTCCGCAGTTCTCGCTGTCCGCGCAATACGGCGGCAGCGCCACCGCCTTCGACCGCATGTTCGCCTCGGGCAACACGTTCTGGAGCCTGACCGGCGGCGTGGCGCAGACCGTGCTCGACTTCGGCGCGCTGAAGCACCGCCAGCGCGCCGCCGAGGCCGCCCTGCAGCAGGCCGTGGCGCAGTATCGCGGCACCGTGCTGGCCGCGTTCCAGAATGTCGCCGACGCGCTCTACGCACTGGACGCCGACGCCCGCGCGGCCGAGGCCGCCGCCAGCGCCGAGTCTGCCGCGCGGCGCACGCTGGAACTCACCCGCCGGCAGCAGCAGGCAGGCCAGGTGGGCGGGCTGGCCGTGCTCGTGGCGGAGCAGGCCTGGCAGCAGACGCGGATCGCCGCGGTGCAGATGCAGGCGACGCGCCACGCCGACACCGCGGCGCTGTTCCTCGCCCTCGGCGGCGACTGGCGGGGCAACACACCGAAGCCGTGA
- a CDS encoding efflux RND transporter permease subunit — protein sequence MLRGIVAFALNRRSIVLMALLAFLIAGLVAYSKLNIEAYPNPAPVILEITAQAPGLSAEEMERSYTRPMELGLATTPGVDTIRSTSFYGLSFVRVTFRYGVDYYRAYTQAALNLQQNVSLPNGVQPQIQASSLVGEIYRYQLVGPPHFGLTQLRTLQDWVVSHRLLSVPGVAQVVTWGGTTKAYDVDADLHRLQGYGITLPQLIAAIGNANTNVGGRTIGIGQQSVNIRGIGLIRDTSDIGDIVLAQSHGTPVLVKDVARVSIGHVPRLGQAGRDDQDDVVTGIVVMNRTEQTSDVVARVKAEVARLNSDGTLPAGVRLAPIYDRSTLVAVTTHTVLHNLLFGCLLVFLIQWLFLGDLRSAVIVSANIPVALFFSIILMVALGESANLLSVGAVDFGIIVDSAVILIENIFRNFQKGADERQELLHEHAQNEFAMYARGGTAHNWKERLRLLFISAIQVDRAVLFSTAITVAAFIPLFTMQGVEGQIFNPMARTYAYALSGALIATFTVTPVLASLLLPRHVAETETWFVRAIRRLYSPILEQALRRRRLTALIGTGFLLVAALLATRIGTEFMPTLEEGNLWIRATMPTTITLEAGEAQVGRMRRLIKAHPEVVTVVSQHGRPDDGSDASGFYNVELFVPLKPQDEWPAGDTKEKLVDSLQREFGQAFPGVQVNFSQYIQDNIEEGLSGVKGANSVKIVGPELPVLEKLADQVMEQMRRVRGVEDLGVFHVLGQPNLDITVDRARAARYGLNTGDIDSVIQAAVGGTQATTVIEGDRQFPLTVRLAAPYRSDPRAIGDIPVGYTASNGVTAYVPLREVANISLDTGASYIYHERNERFIPVKFSVRDRDLGGTVAEAQRRIAAHVALPAGYHLAWAGEFEDMQQAKVRLAVVLPIALGLILALLYTLFNSLRDSLLTLAAIPLSIAGGLIALYLSGLNLSVSAAIGFISLFGVSVMNGILVISHFNHLLFEGSPPLEAMRLAAEQRMRPMLMTALSACIGLLPAALSTGIGSQVQRPLATVVVGGMLLGPLMLLVVAPALQVLVVEWSQQRSRRRTTATEPSP from the coding sequence GTGCTCAGAGGCATCGTCGCATTCGCGCTCAACCGCCGCTCCATCGTGCTGATGGCGCTGCTGGCGTTCCTGATCGCCGGCCTGGTGGCGTATTCCAAGCTCAACATCGAGGCCTATCCGAACCCGGCTCCGGTGATCCTGGAAATCACCGCACAGGCACCCGGCCTGTCGGCGGAGGAAATGGAGCGTTCCTATACCCGCCCGATGGAACTCGGCCTGGCGACCACGCCGGGGGTGGACACGATCCGCTCGACCTCGTTCTACGGCCTGTCCTTCGTGCGCGTCACCTTCAGGTACGGCGTCGACTACTACCGGGCGTACACCCAGGCCGCGCTCAACCTGCAGCAGAACGTGAGCCTGCCCAACGGCGTGCAGCCGCAGATCCAGGCCTCCAGCCTGGTCGGCGAGATCTACCGCTACCAGCTGGTCGGTCCGCCACACTTCGGGCTGACCCAGCTGCGCACGCTGCAGGACTGGGTGGTCAGCCACCGCCTGCTGTCGGTGCCCGGCGTAGCCCAGGTGGTCACCTGGGGCGGCACCACCAAGGCTTACGACGTGGATGCCGACCTGCACCGACTGCAGGGCTACGGCATCACCCTGCCCCAGTTGATCGCGGCGATCGGCAACGCCAACACCAACGTCGGCGGGCGCACGATCGGCATCGGCCAGCAGTCGGTGAACATTCGCGGCATCGGCCTGATCCGCGACACCAGCGACATCGGCGACATCGTGCTGGCGCAGTCGCACGGCACGCCGGTGCTGGTGAAGGACGTCGCCCGCGTCTCGATCGGCCACGTGCCGCGCCTGGGCCAGGCCGGCCGCGACGACCAGGACGACGTGGTGACCGGCATCGTGGTGATGAACCGCACCGAGCAGACCAGCGACGTCGTGGCGCGCGTCAAGGCCGAAGTCGCCAGGCTCAACAGCGATGGCACGCTGCCCGCCGGCGTGCGCCTGGCGCCGATCTACGACCGCTCCACGCTGGTCGCGGTCACCACACACACGGTGTTGCACAACCTGCTGTTCGGCTGCCTGCTGGTGTTCCTGATCCAGTGGCTCTTCCTCGGCGACCTGCGCAGCGCGGTGATCGTCAGCGCCAACATTCCGGTAGCGCTGTTCTTCAGCATCATCCTGATGGTGGCGCTGGGCGAGTCGGCCAACCTGCTCTCGGTGGGCGCGGTGGACTTCGGCATCATCGTCGACTCGGCGGTGATCCTGATCGAGAACATCTTCCGCAACTTCCAGAAGGGCGCCGACGAGCGGCAGGAACTGCTGCACGAGCATGCGCAGAACGAGTTTGCCATGTACGCCCGCGGCGGCACCGCGCACAACTGGAAGGAACGGCTGCGCCTGCTGTTCATCAGCGCGATCCAGGTCGACCGCGCGGTGCTGTTCTCCACCGCGATCACGGTGGCCGCCTTCATCCCGCTGTTCACCATGCAGGGCGTGGAAGGCCAGATCTTCAACCCGATGGCGCGCACCTATGCCTATGCGCTGTCCGGCGCGCTGATCGCCACCTTCACGGTGACGCCGGTGCTGGCCTCGCTGCTGCTGCCGCGCCACGTCGCGGAAACGGAGACCTGGTTCGTCCGCGCGATCCGCCGGCTCTATTCGCCGATCCTCGAGCAGGCGCTGCGCCGGCGCCGGCTGACTGCACTGATCGGCACGGGCTTCCTGCTGGTCGCCGCGCTGCTGGCCACCCGCATCGGCACCGAGTTCATGCCGACGCTGGAGGAAGGCAACCTGTGGATCCGCGCCACCATGCCCACCACCATCACGCTGGAGGCCGGCGAGGCCCAGGTGGGCCGCATGCGCCGCCTGATCAAGGCGCACCCGGAGGTGGTCACCGTGGTCTCCCAGCACGGTCGGCCGGACGACGGCAGCGACGCCTCGGGCTTCTACAACGTGGAGTTGTTCGTGCCGCTGAAGCCGCAGGACGAATGGCCCGCGGGCGATACCAAGGAGAAGCTGGTGGACTCGCTGCAGCGCGAATTCGGGCAGGCCTTCCCGGGGGTGCAGGTCAACTTCTCGCAATACATCCAGGACAACATCGAGGAAGGCCTGTCCGGCGTGAAGGGCGCCAACTCGGTGAAGATCGTCGGCCCGGAACTGCCGGTGCTGGAAAAACTGGCCGACCAGGTGATGGAGCAGATGCGCCGCGTGCGTGGCGTGGAAGACCTCGGCGTGTTCCACGTGCTCGGCCAGCCCAACCTCGACATCACCGTCGATCGCGCCAGGGCCGCACGCTACGGCCTCAACACCGGCGACATCGACAGCGTGATCCAGGCGGCGGTCGGCGGCACCCAGGCCACTACGGTGATAGAGGGCGACCGCCAGTTCCCGCTCACCGTGCGGCTGGCCGCGCCGTACAGATCCGATCCGCGCGCGATCGGCGACATCCCGGTGGGCTACACCGCCTCGAACGGCGTCACCGCCTACGTGCCGCTGCGCGAGGTGGCCAACATCTCGCTCGATACCGGCGCCTCCTACATCTACCACGAGCGCAACGAGCGCTTCATCCCGGTGAAGTTCAGCGTGCGCGACCGTGACCTCGGCGGCACCGTGGCCGAGGCGCAGCGGCGCATCGCCGCGCACGTCGCGCTGCCGGCCGGCTACCACCTGGCCTGGGCGGGCGAGTTCGAGGACATGCAGCAGGCCAAGGTGCGCCTGGCGGTGGTGCTGCCGATCGCGCTCGGGCTGATCCTCGCCCTGCTCTACACGCTGTTCAACTCGCTGCGCGACAGCCTGCTCACGCTCGCCGCGATCCCCCTCTCGATCGCCGGCGGCCTGATCGCGCTGTACCTGTCGGGGCTCAACCTCAGCGTGTCGGCGGCAATCGGCTTCATCTCGCTGTTCGGCGTGTCGGTCATGAACGGGATCCTGGTCATCAGCCACTTCAACCACCTGTTGTTCGAGGGCAGCCCGCCGCTGGAGGCGATGCGCCTGGCCGCCGAGCAGCGCATGCGCCCGATGCTGATGACCGCGCTCTCGGCCTGCATCGGCCTGCTGCCCGCCGCGCTCTCCACTGGCATCGGCAGCCAGGTGCAGCGTCCGCTGGCCACGGTGGTGGTGGGCGGCATGCTGCTGGGACCGCTGATGCTGCTGGTGGTGGCGCCGGCACTGCAGGTGCTGGTGGTGGAGTGGTCGCAGCAGCGCAGTCGACGCCGCACCACCGCGACGGAGCCCTCGCCGTGA
- a CDS encoding efflux RND transporter periplasmic adaptor subunit, translating into MYDLIRTMRPALQPCLLAALLAVLAACGRRADPPAATARPGDSVTLTERQAQQVVVLPSQWRAFDRRLDAVGYIDFDQDRLAQVSSPYQGRVRQVLVQVGDRVARGQLLFTVDSADLVQAESNLVAAAGVRALASHTLERARQLLDIQANARKDLEQAIADQQTAEASYRAACTALRLLGQTDAQIDRIATRRAIDGELRVTSPIAGQVAARAVAPGDWLQQGGAAPISVAADDALWIVAGVPEDEIAEIHPGDPVSVRVDALPGLVLQGRVDLAGSSADPITHRVQVRTVLHGADARLRPQMLASMEVRTAPPARVVTVPAEAVVREGDGTMTVYVTTDGRRFTRRPVALGRQQDGQDEIVSGLAAGERVAGSGALFLSNALALQSQ; encoded by the coding sequence ATGTATGACCTCATCCGAACGATGCGCCCGGCGCTGCAACCGTGCCTGCTCGCGGCGCTGCTGGCCGTGCTTGCCGCCTGTGGCCGCCGCGCCGATCCGCCTGCGGCCACGGCCCGGCCCGGCGACAGCGTCACGCTGACCGAGCGCCAGGCGCAGCAGGTGGTGGTGCTGCCGTCGCAATGGCGCGCATTCGACCGTCGCCTCGATGCCGTCGGCTACATCGACTTCGACCAGGACCGCCTGGCCCAGGTGTCTTCGCCTTACCAGGGCCGCGTGCGGCAGGTGCTGGTGCAGGTCGGCGACCGCGTGGCCAGGGGGCAGCTGCTGTTCACCGTCGACAGCGCCGACCTTGTGCAAGCGGAGTCGAACCTGGTGGCCGCCGCCGGCGTGCGTGCCCTGGCCAGCCACACCCTCGAACGCGCGCGCCAACTGCTCGACATCCAGGCGAACGCCCGCAAGGACCTGGAGCAGGCCATCGCGGACCAGCAGACCGCCGAGGCCAGCTACCGCGCGGCGTGCACGGCGCTGCGCCTGCTCGGCCAGACCGACGCGCAGATCGACCGCATCGCCACTCGCCGCGCCATCGACGGCGAACTGCGCGTGACCAGCCCGATCGCCGGGCAGGTGGCGGCGCGCGCGGTGGCGCCGGGCGACTGGCTGCAACAGGGCGGCGCCGCGCCCATCAGCGTGGCTGCCGACGATGCGCTGTGGATAGTGGCCGGCGTGCCGGAGGACGAGATCGCCGAGATCCACCCCGGTGATCCGGTCAGCGTGCGGGTGGACGCCCTGCCGGGACTGGTGCTGCAGGGCCGGGTCGACCTGGCCGGCAGCAGCGCCGATCCGATCACCCACCGGGTGCAGGTGCGCACGGTGCTGCACGGCGCCGACGCACGGCTGCGCCCGCAGATGCTGGCCAGCATGGAGGTGCGCACTGCGCCGCCGGCGCGCGTGGTGACCGTGCCCGCCGAGGCCGTGGTGCGCGAGGGCGACGGCACCATGACGGTATACGTCACCACCGACGGCCGCCGCTTCACGCGGCGCCCGGTGGCACTGGGCCGGCAGCAGGACGGCCAGGACGAGATCGTCAGCGGCCTCGCCGCCGGCGAGCGCGTGGCCGGCAGCGGCGCGCTGTTCCTGAGCAACGCGCTGGCGCTGCAGTCGCAGTAG
- a CDS encoding sensor histidine kinase, translated as MRSGLRHSVVLRMALGYGLLLLVSVAVVSAIFYIGTAGLLARNIDKQLELGARRLVQLHDRQGLSALRQEIFGLLTDDQDVNTEIYQLDAPDGSVLIGNLDRWHATGTATEALLEQPVRRRGQDTLGRLLVHRFPDGAVLVVGRDLQDQRDLERMVLAALAMGGLIAFALAAGGALLVRLQLQRQLKAIHRTTAEVAAGRLDRRITVGRSRDEFAMVARDVNRMLDQIEQLMNSARDVSNAIAHDLRTPLGRIRAVLEDALHPQQPPQALREAATSAIDEIDAVTRLVDKLLQIAEAEAGVRRQNFEPVALRELVGDIVELYQPAAESEGMTLALTVEDEPQVEADRDLLAGMLANLLDNALKYAGHGAAVRVVVRAAAEDVRIEVADDGPGIPPGLLGRATEPFFRADASRYQRGNGLGLSIAAAVVALHRGQLRLEDAAPGLRVVIRLPRGNDGNLSGR; from the coding sequence ATGCGCAGCGGCCTGCGCCATTCCGTCGTGCTGCGCATGGCGCTGGGCTACGGCCTGCTGCTGCTGGTCTCGGTTGCGGTGGTTTCGGCGATCTTCTACATCGGCACCGCCGGGCTGCTCGCACGCAACATCGACAAGCAGCTCGAACTGGGCGCGCGCCGACTGGTGCAGTTGCACGACCGCCAGGGACTGTCCGCGCTGCGCCAGGAGATCTTCGGCCTGCTCACCGACGACCAGGACGTCAACACCGAGATCTATCAGCTCGACGCGCCCGACGGCAGCGTGCTGATCGGCAACCTCGACCGCTGGCATGCCACCGGCACCGCCACCGAGGCGCTGCTGGAGCAACCGGTGCGGCGGCGCGGCCAGGACACGTTGGGGCGCCTGCTCGTGCATCGTTTCCCGGACGGCGCGGTACTGGTGGTGGGGCGCGACCTGCAGGATCAGCGCGACCTCGAACGCATGGTGCTGGCCGCGCTGGCCATGGGCGGCCTGATCGCCTTCGCGCTGGCGGCGGGCGGCGCGCTGCTGGTGCGACTGCAGCTGCAGCGCCAGCTCAAGGCGATCCACCGCACCACCGCGGAGGTTGCCGCAGGGCGGCTGGACCGGCGCATCACGGTCGGCCGTTCGCGTGACGAGTTCGCGATGGTGGCACGCGACGTCAACCGCATGCTCGACCAGATCGAGCAGCTGATGAACAGCGCCCGCGACGTCTCCAATGCGATCGCGCACGACCTGCGCACGCCGCTGGGCCGCATCCGCGCCGTGCTGGAGGACGCGCTGCATCCGCAGCAGCCGCCGCAGGCGCTGCGCGAAGCTGCGACCAGCGCGATCGACGAGATCGACGCGGTCACCCGTCTGGTGGACAAGCTGCTGCAGATCGCCGAGGCCGAGGCCGGCGTGCGCCGCCAGAACTTCGAGCCGGTCGCCTTGCGCGAGCTGGTCGGCGACATCGTCGAGCTGTACCAGCCGGCAGCCGAAAGCGAGGGCATGACGCTTGCGCTGACGGTCGAGGACGAACCGCAGGTGGAGGCCGACCGTGACCTGCTGGCGGGCATGCTGGCCAACCTGCTCGACAACGCGCTCAAGTACGCCGGCCACGGCGCCGCGGTGCGGGTCGTGGTCCGCGCCGCGGCGGAAGACGTGCGCATCGAGGTGGCCGACGACGGGCCGGGCATCCCGCCCGGGTTGCTGGGTCGGGCGACCGAGCCGTTCTTCCGCGCCGATGCCAGCCGCTACCAGCGCGGCAACGGCCTGGGCCTGTCCATCGCGGCGGCCGTGGTCGCCCTGCATCGCGGGCAGCTTCGGCTGGAGGACGCGGCCCCCGGCCTGCGCGTGGTCATCCGGTTGCCGCGCGGGAACGACGGCAACCTTTCCGGACGGTAA